From Corticium candelabrum chromosome 9, ooCorCand1.1, whole genome shotgun sequence:
GTTCGATATGTGAGGTGTTATGCTGccagatcgtgggaattgcgctttctctgcgatcagttaccacactgagtaagcaacagtggctagtgaaaggagagctCCAATatggggaatgttggttgctacaaaccgtttttttgcagaaatcgactttctcgagaaacaattgactccagaaaaaGCTTTTCGTGATGCAACTAttatacaagacggcagaggtttgtacattttgctagttaattgatattagttaattaactaattattaatttattagaatacagtatttagtaacattaaagcacaatttatgtatttatgatagtatttttgaaccttaaatgtgatttaataaatagtaatttataatttataagtatatatatatatatatatatatatattagagagagaaataatattatattttataacaaattactaacagacaaaaccggcaTATCCCAAGCAACtacatcagcatctaacattaacctactttgtatcatgcgagcattaaattttcacaaattaacagacagttgttgcattacattatatatatggataatgtgtgttagatacccaggtaggtgggtttatataaatatatgtgtttctaaatatatataatatatatatatatatatatatatatatatatatatatatatatatatatatatatatactagtaactattgcagaagaacccgtttttaattaatcatgtactctgctgttaccacaattaatttgtttgcataagaaatgtataGCAAACAGGTAGGATCACAGGAAGCTGTTGATCTGCGCcatggacagtctgttgccacagaacacagtttttcattagcctaaaatagaagcaatccatgatccattttaacataaaacaggaataacttgttctgaacactcattctgaaaacTCTAACTGCAATCTGTTTCTCTCTATAGATCAAGGAATATGAACAATCcaggacatttgttgttgtgaattcagttaatatgtagtggtgagctaatatttagtggtggaagttttgattgatgtctacagtcaatgttattaattaaatttatatagtaaatgtcgattgattattgcagttaatatttattgatttaatacatttcatttctttgattaattaacacagtcaatattgtaatagagtcaacgtaacttctttattctggttgttgcagattctagaTGAGTAACCTGGATAACTTCCATTGTTGCACCTGCCAGAAGACGAATTACATGTGTGGTTTAGGCATAATTCACCTATGTttcgattaattaacattttctggatctcgataaggtacttgcatgcaatgtctcagttgtatgtactgcacttgtaagtcaaagaaggtttgaatttttagttcatcTTTCGAGATTCTCCACAGAGTTACACAGAAAGTGCCTTTTCTTCAGGGAGCTGCCATGACCagttttctgaagaaatgagtgcaactaagtttgtatagctgcattgcattttgaCTCGTAGTGCTTTTAGTTATTGTACTTTGTACatttgatagattatttgcaGGATCTTTTGGGAGACCAGCCATGCTGAAAGAGATTTCTGAATAAATTTGCAACATGATGGTGtatctatttatatctataatgCTCACTTGAACGATCTGCCATTCATTGTGTCCCTGGCTGTTAGATTGGGAGTTGCTCTCGGATAGGGCTCCATATATGagggctagctgttacagtaattCTGGTTTCAAAACTTGATAAATACCAAAGGGCGGTGTTTCCTTACTATGATGAGATGGAGCAGTTGATGATGCGTATTCACAGTATCTTataccatgctcaaattgaccacaaatagaactacgtatatacaagcacaaaacattatcatgttactttgagtctttcttcaacatctagagcgtacactgttatatccaactggtaatgactataactggttaagattgagttatgcgtatacagcattgtaaactggtaaacaaacgTCATAAATCTGGTAAGAAATGTCACAGCAGTCGCTAGATTTTGCTAGAGAGTACTTTGACATGTCATTCCCCGATCCACCTTCCAATATTCTTCACAcatcctatacacacaatgcaaaatattaagcatcTCATTCTTCAGGTAAATTTTTGAATCTCTTTCTACGCAttgtagtgttctgtctaagtgactagatgattttagttagcatttcatgtcccatttaattatgagattgtacattacatgaactagttacttgtaatcacatgtacCACACATCCTTGCTAAGTACCTATAGCTAAAGCATGCTTCTTTTAAAGTGTGCCTACACTATCTTGTTTAGACAGTGTACATATTAACCAATATGCATGAGAATTTGTTCCTGTCCAGAATACTACAAATtatattagctcaccactactcatgttaactgaattcacaactacaaatgtcgATTAGTAATACTCTGCCACCTAACTGcagtaaagtaataaaaataCTTTGAGTAGAACAAGTTTGttccttaatttaatgtccatACTCCTGTCTAAGTGGTGTCCTCCCACAGGTtattcaagaagacaagtggttcaacaaggtctgtcacattcctgacACTTTGAATCTTGAATTCTTGACTTGAGCAAgatacagcaatttcaacaaattctgtcagACAAGCCAGCCTCTGCTGTGGCATTTGGTGACGTGACTACAGTAGCTACCAAATGCCTAGACTGGCATGTGACAGATGGCTACCTGATACACTGCTTGAAGGTATGGCATCGCTTCTCAATTGCTCATCACAAGATtgtctttgccttgtgctaTCCAAAGTTTGCTAATTCACGTTGAACACATCCATAGCATTAGCtctgaacaacagaaagaagattaGACTTATATTCCTGATTGTCAACGTACAAATTGATGACTTAACGGgatcttctgttgcatcaaataCATTGATGAGTGGGAATCACTGGACAGTGGTTGCTTtagattcaaattcaaaaGCTTCCTTCTATGGTGACCCATTGAGATACCCAGTTCCTACCAACTTGTTGGTAgaactaatacaaacactggACTACGTAAGCACTGCCTTAGGTGAAAGAGTGGATATTCACGATTTGATTCCTATGCATAGGCCGACATTTGAAAAGATCGAAAACACGCATGATCAAGGCATTGCAAAAATttcccaatacaaacatgttcttctctttgtggggttattgcctttgtttttgtggcagttgcagcattttctccagagaatctgtgggcacacatctgttcaccacagctgtccttctatgtgacaaagcaaaactcaaactttaccttcaaccagggttctccccaggatttcaGGAAAGTGTAGCGCTAGCCCCTCCCtaagaccacgcccatccAATAACGTCACGACAAAGTCCCAATTGCAATACTGATCTATTATCAATAGATTAGACTTGCTGCTGAAAATCGTCTATactagttgttgtttacaggTAGTCAGCTATCAGTAACCCATTAGTTGGAAGAGTACGAATTTAGCATGGACAGCTGTTGAAGTCAAGATATTGCTTTGACTTGCAACCATGCATTGACAAACCTGTTAACTAGTCTACTAAGTAGCAGTGCAAGCTTGCTAGATACACAATGtgacacaattgaatgcataaacacaatgacatacaaTTTATTCGTAATCATTGCTTCAAACAGTGACTGAGTATATACCCTAAGGTTGCTGCTACGTTAGAGAGTAATAAGCAAAACTGTGTTCAATCTTACAAGCTGTCCACTATATAATGAAATTATGCTGACTctgttacaatattgtaatgcaTCTGTTCCTCTTGGAAACCCACTCCAGACATGCAGCGTTAAagtcaaagtcttctaaaCAGGGACCTTCAATAGAGATAAACAGCAGCTGCACTGTGATTTTGTTGCTCAGACGGGGTTTCTCAGAGGTGTCTTTATTCTATTCAGTTCAGAAAAGCCCTCACAGTCAGCAGTGGAAGTACGGATTAGCTGGGCAATGACTGCAAGGTTACAAATGTTTGGAAACACCAAGGAAAGGTTCTCTTTCTTCACAATTGTAGCCATCACGTCTTGTTCTGTATAGCAAAGAATTTGCACTTTGAAGTGGCACAGCCGTTAGAATCTGACTGGAACTATTTTTGCAAAGTGGTCAATCAGCAGTCCTATTCAGTATTGGCTTTCTTCAAGCCGCCTACTTAGTAAGCAGgttctaaacatgcaaattacatCATTAAGATTACGTTTCCTtcacatgcacttgctatcCCGTATTTGGAGCATATCTAGACAATCTCAAATCACTGATCTCTGAGAGTGAAGTAGAAATTCAAGCGTTGCGCAACGCTACGCTCAAACgccctggggagaaccctgcgTCAACCAAGCCCTTATACTCACTACCTGACGAATACCTTAGCAGTATGGCTGCTTtctgatcaaattaaaatttcaaatatcctagataagtccatattagctgatgaaaacttgcagtCTCAGCAAATCCAAGCCACCACCTCAAGCAACCTGAACGCCAGAAGCTTTGCTTAAGTCTGAGTAAAACTTTCAAGACCAAAGTTTCAGGAGAAAATGTAACTCTTCAGCAGCTTCaccatgcaaagcaactactgATTGGCCCTCCTGCTATATGcctgacaaagcaaacaaagttggtaGAAAATTCACTCTCGCTAAGGCCGTTTCAGCTGGCAAGAGGAATCCTTTCTTTTCTAATGTAACCTGGTGCACTTCTAATGAGAGTCATTCACAGAGTACAAAAGCTGACAATGTCAGTGAAACCTCCATGTCTGTAGTAGAACAACGCTCAGTCTATGTGAAGAGATGCACTTtaagcacaaacacacttcaacaatttcaaactaccAGTGAAGCCAATCTAGAGCACCCACTTGATAccaaacaagaatgcaaatcTGATTCAGGCCTCCCTACCAGTATTATACCCTTGCTCCCTCAGCGGTACAACTATTTTGTTGACTCAtattgtcagcatgaattGCAAAGTTTCCTAGGAgctgaaacaagcaactttactcTAGAAGCATGGACAAGTGCCAATTGTGACACTGCAGCTGTCCAGTGGATTACACGTTTTGAAGAGGTTTCAAAAACTACCTATCAAATCAATACAGGTTTCAAAGCAAAAGGATGGCGGCTCCTTTTTAAAAACTgttcgtcattgtcatcattacagGAAACAAAAAACTGTGTCACAAATGTCCACAGAAAGGAAGTGCAAACTAAAGAAAACTACCATACATTGTtccaaacaagacaaaaagtcaatgtgtcctagCACTTTAATAGTCAGGGTATACCCACCTGAGGCATCTAGAATCTCAGACCACCCTGAATATCTTGCCTTAACAATCACATACCACCCAATCCACAGTGGCCATGCGCTCAGCTTTAGGCCAGTCACAGAAGCTGTGAAAAAAGCAAAAATTAGTCTCTTTGAGTCTGGCAGCTCTGCTGCCTCTGCAAAACATGAATACTTGACCCAACTCCAACTGAAAAGTGATCCACGAGTAGTTGAGCACTCTTGCAGACAGAGCCATAACCCCAAATGTACGAGACATTCAACGCCTCTTTAGAAAATGGCGATCAGACAACATTGGACCAGAAGATGGAGAGGCTGTTTGAGCGACTGCTTGAGGAAGTACAACGATACAACAAGGAACATGAAAAAGAGGGTGGGCGagtatttcttcaaccttatgaagcagcagctgcaatgaaCATGGATGAACCTAAACCAAAAACCAGAAAGACTGATGCCATGCCCTTCCTTTAGCTCTAGTCACTCCTCTCATGGCCAGAGTccatgaaatggtcacacaaagtgcaaagctagtcttttgtgactcaacagccagtcttgataacttgaacacagctgtgttcatactTAGCTGCGGCACATCAGTAGGAGCTctaccacttgctgcagttatgacatccagtgaagatgctgttacCTTGTCAGCAGGGTTTACAGCACTGTGCCACATACTGCCCAAGTGTGCATTTTTTTGGAAAAGGCCCAAATCTTGGACCACTAGCATTACTGACAGATGAATGTGCAAGCGAACGGATTGCTCTAAAGAGTACATGGCCTCAAGCGGAATTGCACCTACATGTCTTTCATTCTTTACAAACTATATGAAGATGGCTTGGAGCACAAATTCTGGTATCTGTggtacagacagaattacctgtatggcactaacaaaacaacttgtttatgCCCCAAGTGAGCAAGCATTGACTAAAATTAAACGTGAAGTAGACAAAAGCCcttttcagacattcaaaaagaGACTAGGTGATTACTGGCAACAAAGGAAAGAATGGGCTGTGTGTTTCCGAAAGAACTTTCCCACACGAGGCAACTATACAACCATTATTCAGAGGCTAGCATACGCATCAGAAAAGACATCCTTTTCCAAAGGAATAAAGCTTGGAATGTAGTACAaatgttcaatcttctcacaCAGACTCGCAAACTGTATTACCAGCGACGTTTAATATCTGTTCccacaaacagattagatcattttgtctctacaagATTTACTGTGACAGGAGTAAAAGCGTACACCATTCCATCTGACGACATTGTCGCATCAGATGACCCAGACGTTTACACTGTTGTGAGTCAGTCAGATAAGAATACAATGTGgtagtagacttacaactgGGTGAGTGCACCTGTCCCATCGAAATGCAACGTCAaccttgcaaacaccaatttgcagcagcaatgaagtatCGCAAAAGCAGTGTCAAAACTATCCCAACTTATTCACCTCAAAGCCGTCAGctttttgcagcagtggcattaGCACTACCAACCCATTTCCTTTTACAGTAGTGTCCACCAAAAAGCTGAAGAAGAACATCTAAAGTCTCTTCCATCAGTATGAACTGGTCTGACGAAGATATCAAATgttcctttgaaaaaattgctccttgttcctgtgaaacaactgaagtggcaactgcagctgaTGACAACATTGATTTTAGCAACATTTCAAAGAAATCaagcacaaccaattaacagaggaagctatgaaaagtcaagggacgtcattgaaagagtactacaggtcactaaagatatcaaggacagactgcatgaaagtcatgtcacagacagctTCATAGCTGCAGTAGAAAAGGTTTTGTTCCAATTATTGAAAACTACAAGGCAAAGAAATCCACTCACCTGGTACACAGTAgcgactgctttctgctctacacatgtttggtaaagaggtgagagtcagaaaacaaaagaaaaagattcgAGTACAACCTAttgctgtagctagacgacacttcaagtccttttctacccgtccagcatcagcaggacgtccaagtttgttcatgaaagccAAAACTACAACCGAAATATCCCCATACGAATCCACCAGAGAGCAAGGAGAAACCACAATCtgacaataagtttgaaaacaaataccccTAATGCCATCTAAACTGTACAAGGATACAAGATTTTTTGAGTTGAGAAAACTGTTTATGTTaatattccttgatataaagagagaaacagattgtaattagtgttcagaatgagtgttcagaacaagtcattccagttttatgtccagcaaactgtgcacccactaggGAAATAGGCAtctccattgtgtgtgttttaattttattgttaaaatggatcatggattgattctatgtattgtaagctaatgaaaaactgtgttctgtggcaacagactgtccggatcaacaacttcctgtaatcctgcctgtttgccatacatttcttatgcaaacaaattaatttcagtaacagcagagtacatgattaataaacaggttcttccgcaatagttactagtatatacagtagtggacaaaagtatttgccgggtagtttttgttgttgatttttcatcatattctggactacagaatggaaataagtgctgatatgagcataaattgataagttagtttgttttcaaaggttgtaatattgtttgcattgaatatgctttgataagttgtaatgtaaacttaattaatctgttttaactaggttgtaacaataatcttaattaaattgcaacaaccaactgatttagactcaattctgtaccaattagtcttgattttcctattgcatgacaaacattgaccaagaagtcgctttattaatattttgtgcttccacccaaacacaaacatcctgaaaacccttgaaatctcttgcctggcaaatactttgtccactactgtatatatatacacacataaattataaattactatttattaaatcacattgAAGGttcaaaatactaccataaatacataaattgtgctttaatgttactaaatactgtattctaataaattaataattagttaattaactaatatcaattaactaacaaaatgtacaaacctctgccgtcttgtataaTAGTTGCATCACgaaaagcttttctggagtcaaatgtttctcgagaaagtcgatttctgcaaagaaaacggtttgtagcaaccaacattccccatattggggctctcctttcactagccactgCTGTTTACggagtgtggtaactgctcgcagagaaagcgcaattcccacgatctgtcagcataacaacacatttcgaactactaaatcatgcatgatccaacatgcgtgcacgtgagaatggtctaccgtgcacgtgtaagttaaacttatccgggctatatatccgggatgtgtgtgtgtgaagtggacccCAAAAAAATTTGCCATCCTGCATCTAATcaggaagggtctggctaagCGAGACAACGATCACCGTTGAATGTCGCCTTCCCGACGTCGACAATGAACGCTCTCAAAGCTTCGTGTAAATTGGCTTTTCGCTGGCGNNNNNNNNNNNNNNNNNNNNNNNNNNNNNNNNNNNNNNNNNNNNNNNNNNNNNNNNNNNNNNNNNNNNNNNNNNNNNNNNNNNNNNNNNNNNNNNNNNNNNNNNNNNNNNNNNNNNNNNNNNNNNNNNNNNNNNNNNNNNNNNNNNNNNNNNNNNNNNNNNNNNNNNNNNNNNNNNNNNNNNNNNNNNNNNNNNNNNNNNCACCTGGCTTTGCTGTACACTCTGCTTGGTATCGATGACTGTTCCAACAGTCTGCGGGGCCGCAAAGTTGAAGAATGTGCTGTACTTTGTGATAGACGATCTGCGACCTCAATTGGGAGCGTACGATCAACATGAGACATACACTCCGAATATAGACAAGCTGGCAAAGCAGGCTCTTGTATTCGAAAGAGCTTATTGTCAGCAGTCAGTGTGTGCACCTTCACGTAACTCTTTCATGACTGGTAGGCGTCCGGATACCAGCAAGGTGTGGAATTTCATCGACCACTTCCGGGAGAAAGGTGTGGGACTCAATTGGTCGTCTATGCCACAATACTTTAAGGAACACGGGTATTTCTCATCGGGAGTCGGCAAAGTGTTTCACAAGAATCTTCCACCTAATTTTGATCCTCCATCGTGGTCTGATTTGAGCCAATTTCCTTGGTATTATGGAGACCCTGGTCATTGCCCGAAAAACACCAGCTGGTGTGCTCTACCACGTGACCATCCTTTTTGTGATGTGAACTCCACATCTATTATCATTGAACGTCTTCGTTATGTTGCACAGAACAATAGTGGACCATTCTTTCTTGCTGTTGGTTTTCATAAGCCTCATTTGCCGTGGGCATTTCCAGAAGAGTTTATCAAGCAGTATCCAAACCAGTCGGCCATTAGTGTAGCCAAGTTCCTGTATATTCCTACTGGAATGCCATACATTGCATTTTATAATGGAATGCGACCTCATAAATATTCTGATCTGCACCGCTACACTCATAACATCACTACGCCTTACCCGGTCACTGTGCAGCAACAACTGAGAAGAGGGTATTATGCTGCCACTACCTATATGGACTCACTGGTTGGTAAAGTATTGGATGAGTTGGATCGTCTTGGACTCTCTAACGATACTATAGTGGCTCTGCACGGAGATCACGGCTATCAACTGGGAGAACACAATGAGTGGGCAAAACATACCAACTTTGAACTGGCAACTCGTGTTCCTTTCATGATTCGAGTgccatggcaaccagacaCAGCTGGTAAGAAGACATCTGCTCTTGTAGAGCTGGTTGATGTGTTTCCTACTCTGGTAGAACTGGCCGGCCTGCCACCTTGTCAAGAAAACTTAGATGGATTGTCGTTGGTCCCCTTGTTTCATAACCAGACAAAGACTGTGAAAGCAGCTGCTCTGTCTCAGTACCCACGATGTGGCGATTATAAGAATGGTAATGCAGATGTGTGCCTTCACACTAATCGCAGCCAATTCAATTACATGGGATACAGTATGAGAACGGATCGTTACCGATATACAGAATGGGTCAAGTGGAATGGAACAAAACTGGAAGGAGACTGGCATGGTCTGGTGGCAAGAGAACTGTATGATCATCAAGGAGATGATGGGAACGACTTCAATGCTTTtgagaatgaaaacattgcAGAGTCACAACCAGAAATTGTAAAAGAACTGAGTCTGAAACTGAGGAATATTTTTTCCAAGCACTGATACACCAAAGAAAGGACACATTATTGATAAGATGTAGCACAATGATGTTATTTCCACAGTCTTAGATATAGTACACTAGCAGCCTTTACCTGAATCTGCTTATGAATAGGTATGCTATCAAAGTGTGaactactgtgtgtgtgtgtgtgtgtgtgtgtgtgtgtgtgtgtgtgtgtgtgtgtgcaattgGATTCAACTAAAACAAGTGTTGATACCAGATAACAATACACTGTATGTCAAACACCAATAACAAACCTACATaaaactaatttaattaataattatctATTTCCATTCATAGGGTAAACACAATTTTCATGATACAATTTTAGTCACCCAATCAGTGTATCTTTACTGAAACCATCTCACCTTGCGTAATTACTATGTTCAACTCATTTCACCTCGTTCTCAACGATAACACCAAATGTGAAATTTACGATCATAGAACGAGCAGCTAGCAATGACAGACTGATGATTCCCTTTGAGATTTGTATATCCCCAGTCAATGCCGTAAAGTAATGACTTGTGCTCCTGGTAGCTCACGACTGTTGTGATAGACCCGAGCTCTAAAAGTCAtcacaaataattaatattaacaacaaATCATCACACTGTGTTACAGTTCCACTCGCCCACCTGTTTGACAGCTCAAAACGTTGCATCCGTTATGCATACACGCAGCTAACAAAAGCCGTTTGTCAGATGGATGCCATTTGAGCCTCCAAACGCCACCACCCACACCGACTTCACATAATGATCGTCTCATATTACGTGTGTCCCATACACACACCATCTCATCATAGCTACTTGGACAACATCACAaatactgttaattaaatcaatgcCTGGCTACTACTTTTTATCTCGGCTGCATACCTGCCAGTTGCGAGAATATGGGGTTGACTAGGATGACTGCTAATGCTGCAGACACCCATTGTATGACTAGAAGTTGCAATCATTCATATTCAATTATTTTCTATTGGCAGTGactgtcactgtctgcacCGTTTACAGATGTGATGTGGCCGATCGAGACTACGTAGATCCCAAAATTTGAGCTTACAATCATCACCACCTGCAGCatataatacaaaataaagTGTCCATACTATGTTACAAGGCCATGCTATTACCTACATCTACATCGTATCACATGCATTAACCTGTGAAGACAGTATTCTGGTTCCATCTGTCCCATGTTGCTATCCACGCTTCAAAGTCGTGAGCCTTCCAGCTAACTGTTGTCTTCAACTCCGACTCGGTGTCATTGAGAACCGCAACCGTTCCTGGAGAATTGCTCACGACAAGCCGTACTCTACATATCACGACATCATCCGACGTCTTCAAACTAGTACACCGTTAGTATCTTTACTAAACATAAACATACCCACAGTCAGAAGACGAAGAAtccaaagacaaacagagact
This genomic window contains:
- the LOC134184260 gene encoding iduronate 2-sulfatase-like — its product is MTVPTVCGAAKLKNVLYFVIDDLRPQLGAYDQHETYTPNIDKLAKQALVFERAYCQQSVCAPSRNSFMTGRRPDTSKVWNFIDHFREKGVGLNWSSMPQYFKEHGYFSSGVGKVFHKNLPPNFDPPSWSDLSQFPWYYGDPGHCPKNTSWCALPRDHPFCDVNSTSIIIERLRYVAQNNSGPFFLAVGFHKPHLPWAFPEEFIKQYPNQSAISVAKFLYIPTGMPYIAFYNGMRPHKYSDLHRYTHNITTPYPVTVQQQLRRGYYAATTYMDSLVGKVLDELDRLGLSNDTIVALHGDHGYQLGEHNEWAKHTNFELATRVPFMIRVPWQPDTAGKKTSALVELVDVFPTLVELAGLPPCQENLDGLSLVPLFHNQTKTVKAAALSQYPRCGDYKNGNADVCLHTNRSQFNYMGYSMRTDRYRYTEWVKWNGTKLEGDWHGLVARELYDHQGDDGNDFNAFENENIAESQPEIVKELSLKLRNIFSKH
- the LOC134184261 gene encoding diphthine methyltransferase-like, with protein sequence MSTVVQLAQLDTEYNADSVEWCHFGGYEDIVSCGTYELEEGKESDESRRIGLLHLYQVESSGETHDVKIEKLQSVKTSGLLDMKWLSVRRFPVLLATAVASGHVDLYTVKEDEDLSKLSLQKLGSHPVTDSLCLSLDSSSSDCGVRLVVSNSPGTVAVLNDTESELKTTVSWKAHDFEAWIATWDRWNQNTVFTGGDDCKLKFWDLRSLDRPHHICKRHTMGVCSISSHPSQPHILATGSYDEMVCVWDTRNMRRSLCEVGVGGGVWRLKWHPSDKRLLLAACMHNGCNVLSCQTELGSITTVVSYQEHKSLLYGIDWGYTNLKGNHQSVIASCSFYDRKFHIWCYR